A single region of the Lysinibacillus sp. B2A1 genome encodes:
- a CDS encoding polynucleotide kinase-phosphatase, translating into MNITIPSTGIVLLIGPSNSGKSTLLQHWVNTGILSPSEIISSDTYRTLVSDSNYINFQGHSQEEADLLYEQYFAISTQAFAVMGRVLEARCTLNKCTFVDATHLKSEERQQYILLGKKLHVPVCAIVLDVPLEELLLRDTMRNDPRGNKRIKQQARLLKSEKRLIKKESFLKTYFVKEVEKLTLTRQESPLYLNVDAGLDIIGDIHGCFDELLELLEKLGYEVNKEGYYIHPQGRRFVSVGDIMSRGPKSIKTMDFFERHIERGLAFMTDSNHGWKIARWLDGRNASLHHGDELVEAEFMDYENNYGGAETAALKARLAKCLLSAPAHYVLMNKGLASAVVTHAGIRDRYIGKQSARISDFCRYGDVQELGISGKPIRNDWFTEHQTSQLIIWGHDPKINPLKQNHTLNIDQGVVFGGQLTAFRYPEQTIMSVNAYKNYAGTQNNPLLEAKAKRFEPPNIAAFLAGFAVETPYLGAIQIGGAQAKAAIDSVSHYTVPLEQLIYIPPTMSPTPQTSALDNTLEHPAEAFAYYKKHGVQTMIAEKKHMGSRAVVLLFKDAHVAKEYMDTEMLGILTTRTGRRFFDKEMEYKVVQQLHSELLGKNYFEQFNTNFVLLDAEILPWNLKAQQLIDQQYAHVAEQALMDRSKLVEKLQNTTQINVSEWLQDYQYLLNNAQQFSTVYQNYCWEVQETSAIQIAPFHVLAHSSETFFHKPHTWHMEMNRLFAKDSTIFIETDYKIIHDEASEQEVIAWWEEMTAAGHEGVVIKPELFLTTYKGKLIQPAIKVRGREYLRIIYGMDYLQTSNLVKLKERTPSKKMRYALREFALGLEGIERFVRGESTARIHECVLGTLALESDPVDPRL; encoded by the coding sequence TAGTTTCAGATTCGAATTATATAAATTTTCAGGGCCATTCACAGGAAGAAGCAGATCTTTTATATGAACAATATTTCGCAATCTCAACGCAAGCATTTGCTGTTATGGGGCGCGTTTTAGAAGCAAGATGCACGTTAAATAAATGCACCTTTGTCGATGCAACTCACCTAAAATCGGAAGAACGCCAACAATACATTTTACTTGGTAAAAAACTGCATGTTCCTGTTTGTGCAATTGTACTGGATGTTCCCCTAGAAGAATTACTACTACGTGATACGATGCGTAATGACCCAAGAGGAAATAAACGTATTAAACAACAGGCACGATTATTGAAATCAGAAAAACGATTGATAAAAAAAGAGTCATTTTTGAAAACGTATTTTGTAAAAGAAGTAGAGAAGCTAACGCTAACTAGACAAGAGTCCCCTTTGTATCTAAATGTAGATGCAGGGCTTGATATTATTGGTGATATTCATGGCTGCTTTGACGAATTACTTGAATTACTTGAAAAGCTAGGATACGAAGTAAATAAGGAGGGTTACTATATTCACCCACAAGGCCGACGCTTTGTTTCAGTGGGCGATATTATGAGTAGAGGGCCAAAATCAATCAAAACCATGGACTTTTTTGAACGTCATATCGAGCGCGGGCTTGCCTTTATGACCGATAGTAATCATGGCTGGAAAATCGCTCGTTGGTTAGATGGACGTAATGCATCATTGCATCATGGGGATGAGCTGGTAGAAGCAGAATTTATGGATTATGAAAATAACTATGGAGGGGCGGAAACAGCAGCCTTAAAAGCTCGACTAGCAAAATGTTTACTATCCGCACCCGCCCATTATGTGCTGATGAATAAAGGTCTTGCATCCGCTGTTGTCACGCATGCAGGAATCCGTGACCGTTATATAGGCAAGCAATCAGCTAGAATTTCAGATTTCTGTCGCTATGGAGATGTACAAGAGCTAGGTATTTCTGGCAAGCCTATACGTAATGATTGGTTTACTGAGCATCAAACATCCCAGCTAATTATTTGGGGGCATGACCCAAAAATCAATCCTCTTAAACAGAATCATACTTTGAATATCGATCAGGGTGTTGTTTTTGGTGGTCAATTAACCGCATTTCGATATCCTGAACAAACCATTATGTCTGTAAATGCCTATAAAAACTATGCTGGTACTCAAAATAACCCCTTACTCGAAGCAAAAGCAAAACGATTCGAGCCACCGAACATTGCGGCATTTCTAGCGGGATTTGCTGTTGAAACCCCGTACTTGGGCGCAATACAAATTGGTGGTGCTCAGGCAAAAGCCGCTATCGACAGTGTTTCTCACTATACAGTACCCTTAGAGCAGCTTATTTATATACCACCAACTATGAGCCCTACCCCGCAAACTTCTGCTCTTGACAATACTTTAGAGCATCCTGCTGAAGCATTTGCTTATTATAAAAAACATGGCGTGCAAACAATGATTGCCGAGAAGAAACACATGGGGAGTCGTGCAGTAGTTTTATTATTTAAGGATGCACATGTTGCTAAAGAATATATGGATACGGAAATGCTCGGTATTTTGACTACTAGAACAGGCAGACGCTTTTTTGATAAAGAGATGGAATATAAAGTTGTTCAACAGCTTCATTCTGAACTGCTTGGGAAAAACTACTTTGAACAATTTAATACGAATTTTGTTCTGCTCGATGCAGAGATTCTACCTTGGAACTTAAAAGCACAGCAGCTAATTGATCAGCAATATGCACATGTAGCTGAACAAGCACTGATGGACCGTTCGAAGCTTGTAGAGAAATTACAAAATACAACACAAATCAATGTATCAGAATGGCTTCAAGACTATCAATATTTACTTAACAATGCACAACAATTTTCAACAGTTTATCAAAACTACTGCTGGGAGGTTCAAGAAACGTCAGCTATTCAAATAGCTCCCTTCCATGTATTAGCACATAGCTCTGAAACGTTTTTCCACAAACCACATACATGGCATATGGAAATGAATCGATTGTTTGCCAAAGATTCTACAATCTTTATTGAAACAGACTATAAAATTATACATGATGAAGCCTCTGAACAGGAGGTCATTGCATGGTGGGAGGAAATGACTGCTGCTGGTCATGAAGGTGTTGTAATTAAACCTGAACTATTTTTAACAACATATAAAGGCAAATTAATTCAGCCAGCAATTAAAGTACGTGGGCGAGAGTATTTGCGCATCATCTATGGCATGGATTATTTACAGACTTCAAATTTAGTAAAACTTAAGGAACGCACCCCAAGTAAAAAAATGAGGTATGCATTACGTGAATTCGCACTTGGATTAGAAGGGATTGAGCGTTTTGTCAGAGGCGAATCAACCGCCCGCATACATGAATGTGTGCTAGGTACATTAGCACTTGAAAGCGACCCTGTTGACCCAAGACTTTAA